The following coding sequences lie in one Spinacia oleracea cultivar Varoflay chromosome 1, BTI_SOV_V1, whole genome shotgun sequence genomic window:
- the LOC130465980 gene encoding uncharacterized protein isoform X1, which yields MSTRCRPFLRVTILSNSGSERTKLNYLFICLYDNCQVQIFTSYTVGIGYIACCLAADEGLAQLSGMRSWLRGSWSKQFLLIPAFRDWKPYKIGTITRLTC from the exons ATGTCAACTCGTTGCCGTCCCTTTCTCCGAGTCACCATTCTCAGCAATAGTGG GAGCGAAAGGACTAAACtcaactatttatttatttgtctaTATGACAACTGCCAAGTGCAAATATTCACCAGTTATACTGTAGGAATTGGGTATATTGCTTGCTGCCTTGCTGCAGATGAGGGTCTTGCTCAACTAAGTGGTATGCGGTCGTGGCTTAGG GGGTCTTGGTCCAAACAATTTCTCTTGATCCCTGCCTTTAGAGATTGGAAACCATACAAGATTGGAACAATT ACACGGTTGACCTGCTGA
- the LOC130465980 gene encoding uncharacterized protein isoform X2, translating into MSTRCRPFLRVTILSNSGYTVGIGYIACCLAADEGLAQLSGMRSWLRGSWSKQFLLIPAFRDWKPYKIGTITRLTC; encoded by the exons ATGTCAACTCGTTGCCGTCCCTTTCTCCGAGTCACCATTCTCAGCAATAGTGG TTATACTGTAGGAATTGGGTATATTGCTTGCTGCCTTGCTGCAGATGAGGGTCTTGCTCAACTAAGTGGTATGCGGTCGTGGCTTAGG GGGTCTTGGTCCAAACAATTTCTCTTGATCCCTGCCTTTAGAGATTGGAAACCATACAAGATTGGAACAATT ACACGGTTGACCTGCTGA